The Takifugu rubripes chromosome 7, fTakRub1.2, whole genome shotgun sequence genome has a segment encoding these proteins:
- the apoa-iv3 gene encoding apolipoprotein A-IV3 isoform X1: protein MKVLVVLTIAVVSGCQANLFYADAPKPQLEVLTDAFWDYVAKATQTADDTLQMVRKSQFGQDVSARLTESADMASKYAVSIQEQLPPGAQDLITKVTTEADVLRERVTQELSTVRNKLEPYTEDMKAKVQARVEQLKQELAPYADSVDSEALRATLMQKSEELKSSLEQSVKDLQAQLGPYTDDLKLKVDGHLQNFQQNLAPMSDKFQLEFSQRASMVKQMVAPYAEDLREKLDPYAQDLQAQLMSLYQSFVKAN, encoded by the exons ATGAAGGTGCTTGTGGTTCTAACCATTGCAGTGGTGTCTG GTTGTCAGGCCAATTTGTTCTACGCTGATGCACCCAAGCCCCAGCTGGAAGTGCTGACTGATGCATTCTGGGACTATGTTGCCAAGGCTACCCAGACAGCTGATGACACTCTGCAGATGGTCAGGAAGTCTCAGTTTGGACAGGACGTGAG CGCTCGTCTGACAGAGAGCGCTGATATGGCCAGCAAATATGCGGTGTCCATCCAGGAACAGCTTCCCCCGGGGGCCCAGGACCTCATCACCAAAGTCACCACAGAGGCTGACGTGCTGAGAGAGCGCGTGACCCAGGAACTGAGCACCGTTCGTAACAAGCTGGAGCCGTACACCGAGGACATGAAGGCCAAGGTCCAGGCCAGAGTGGAGCAGCTCAAGCAGGAGCTGGCCCCTTACGCAGACTCTGTGGACTCTGAGGCTCTGAGAGCCACACTGATGCAGAAGAGCGAGGAGCTGAAGAGCAGCCTGGAGCAGAGCGTGAAGGACCTGCAGGCTCAGCTGGGACCCTACACTGATGACCTGAAGCTGAAGGTGGACGGACACCTGCAGAATTTCCAGCAGAACTTGGCTCCCATGTCTGACAAATTCCAGCTTGAGTTCAGTCAGAGAGCAAGTATGGTGAAGCAAATGGTGGCCCCCTATGCTGAGGACCTGAGGGAAAAGCTGGACCCCTACGCCCAGGACCTCCAGGCCCAGCTCATGTCTCTCTATCAGTCATTTGTCAAGGCTAATTAA
- the apoa-iv3 gene encoding apolipoprotein A-IV3 precursor (The RefSeq protein has 1 substitution compared to this genomic sequence), with protein MKVLVVLTIAVVSGCQANLFYADAPKPQLEVLTDAFWDYVAKATQTADDTLQMVRKSQFGQDVSARLTESADMASKYAVSIQEQLPPGAQDLITKVTTEADVLRERVTQELSTVRNKLEPYTEDMKAKIQARVEQLKQELAPYADSVDSEALRATLMQKSEELKSSLEQSVKDLQAQLGPYTDDLKLKVDGHLQNFQQNLAPMSDKFQLEFSQRASMVKQMVAPYAEDLREKLDPYAQDLQAQLMSLYQSFVKAN; from the exons ATGAAGGTGCTTGTGGTTCTAACCATTGCAGTGGTGTCTG GTTGTCAGGCCAATTTGTTCTACGCTGATGCACCCAAGCCCCAGCTGGAAGTGCTGACTGATGCATTCTGGGACTATGTTGCCAAGGCTACCCAGACAGCTGATGACACTCTGCAGATGGTCAGGAAGTCTCAGTTTGGACAGGACGTGAG CGCTCGTCTGACAGAGAGCGCTGATATGGCCAGCAAATATGCGGTGTCCATCCAGGAACAGCTTCCCCCGGGGGCCCAGGACCTCATCACCAAAGTCACCACAGAGGCTGACGTGCTGAGAGAGCGCGTGACCCAGGAACTGAGCACCGTTCGTAACAAGCTGGAGCCGTACACCGAGGACATGAAGGCCAAGGTCCAGGCCAGAGTGGAGCAGCTCAAGCAGGAGCTGGCCCCTTACGCAGACTCTGTGGACTCTGAGGCTCTGAGAGCCACACTGATGCAGAAGAGCGAGGAGCTGAAGAGCAGCCTGGAGCAGAGCGTGAAGGACCTGCAGGCTCAGCTGGGACCCTACACTGATGACCTGAAGCTGAAGGTGGACGGACACCTGCAGAATTTCCAGCAGAACTTGGCTCCCATGTCTGACAAATTCCAGCTTGAGTTCAGTCAGAGAGCAAGTATGGTGAAGCAAATGGTGGCCCCCTATGCTGAGGACCTGAGGGAAAAGCTGGACCCCTACGCCCAGGACCTCCAGGCCCAGCTCATGTCTCTCTATCAGTCATTTGTCAAGGCTAATTAA
- the apoA-IV4 gene encoding apolipoprotein A-IV4 precursor, with amino-acid sequence MKVLVVLALAVFSGCQANLFYADAPKPQLEVLTDAFWDYVAKATQTADDTLQMVRKSQFGQDVSARLTESADMASKYAVSIQEQLPPGAQDLITKVTTEADVLRERVTQELSTVRNKLEPYTEDMKAKVQARVEQLKQELAPYADSVDSEALRATLMQKSEELKSSLEQSVKDLQAQLGPYTDDLKLKVDGHLQNFQQNLAPMAEKVQTELNQRAQQVKDMAAPFVDELRDKLDPYAQDLQARLASLYESFVKAG; translated from the exons ATGAAGGTCCTGGTTGTGCTCGCCTTAGCTGTCTTCAGCG GTTGTCAGGCCAATTTGTTCTACGCTGATGCACCCAAGCCCCAGCTGGAAGTGCTGACTGATGCATTCTGGGACTATGTTGCCAAGGCTACCCAGACAGCTGATGACACTCTGCAGATGGTCAGGAAGTCTCAGTTTGGACAGGACGTGAG CGCTCGTCTGACAGAGAGCGCTGATATGGCCAGCAAATATGCGGTGTCCATCCAGGAACAGCTTCCCCCGGGGGCCCAGGACCTCATCACCAAAGTCACCACAGAGGCTGACGTGCTGAGAGAGCGCGTGACCCAGGAACTGAGCACCGTTCGTAACAAGCTGGAGCCGTACACCGAGGACATGAAGGCCAAGGTCCAGGCCAGAGTGGAGCAGCTCAAGCAGGAGCTGGCCCCTTACGCAGACTCTGTGGACTCTGAGGCTCTGAGAGCCACACTGATGCAGAAGAGCGAGGAGCTGAAGAGCAGCCTGGAGCAGAGCGTGAAGGACCTGCAGGCTCAGCTGGGACCCTACACTGATGACCTGAAGCTGAAGGTGGACGGACACCTGCAGAATTTCCAGCAGAACTTGGCACCGATGGCTGAGAAGGTGCAGACTGAGCTGAACCAGAGGGCCCAGCAGGTGAAAGACATGGCTGCTCCGTTTGTTGATGAACTTAGGGACAAACTGGACCCCTACGCCCAGGACCTCCAGGCTCGCCTCGCCTCCCTGTATGAGTCCTTCGTGAAAGCTGGTTAA
- the apoeb gene encoding apolipoprotein Eb precursor, giving the protein MNPAALLLALALICGCSARSVPLAPAQPDHWQGVVNRFWQYITDLSQQTDDVVKTLKTHQISRELDTLITDTMAELTKYKDEVQSRVAPYTESSSGQLSQDMQLLFNKLQKDMTDAKVRSTEYLGELKALMEQNSDDVRGRMSTYTNKLKKRLNKDAEQIHNTIATYMGEIQLRTSQNLENMRGQFEPYLQQGGDTASKKMTDLSTVLGSQAESLGQQLETQVEDLKTRLEVTAQELRTSLEGKMDELKDLLSPYATQIRENFESMVDKFKETATN; this is encoded by the exons ATGAATCCTGCAGCTCTCCTTCTTGCTCTGGCGCTCATCTGCG GGTGCAGCGCCCGCTCGGTGCCCCTGGCCCCGGCCCAGCCGGACCACTGGCAGGGCGTCGTCAACCGCTTCTGGCAGTACATCACGGACCTGAGCCAACAAACTGATGACGTGGTGAAGACCCTCAAGACTCATCAGATCAGCAGGGAGCTGGA CACTCTGATTACTGACACCATGGCCGAGCTGACCAAGTACAAAGATGAGGTCCAGAGCAGAGTGGCGCCCTACACTGAGAGCTCCAGCGGCCAGCTGTCTCAGGACATGCAGCTCCTGTTCAACAAGCTCCAGAAGGACATGACGGACGCCAAAGTGCGCAGCACCGAGTATCTGGGGGAGCTCAAGGCTTTGATGGAGCAGAACAGCGACGATGTCCGCGGCCGCATGAGCACCTACACCAATAAGCTGAAGAAGCGTCTCAACAAGGACGCTGAGCAGATCCACAA CACCATCGCCACCTACATGGGTGAAATCCAGCTTCGCACCTCCCAGAATCTGGAGAACATGAGGGGCCAGTTCGAGCCTTACCTTCAGCAGGGCGGCGACACCGCTAGCAAGAAGATGACCGACCTCTCCACCGTGCTGGGCAGCCAGGCGGAGAGCCTGGGACAGCAGCTGGAGACCCAGGTTGAAGACCTCAAGACCAGGCTGGAAGTGACCGCCCAGGAGCTGCGTACCTCTCTGGAGGGCAAGATGGATGAGCTGAAGGATCTGCTCTCTCCATACGCCACCCAGATCCGTGAGAATTTTGAAAGCATGGTGGACAAGTTCAAGGAGACGGCCACTAACTAG
- the LOC101071485 gene encoding uncharacterized protein has protein sequence MRLLLPAAVLLLALVLSAEAQEDTFMERLGRLREHVTSSATTLLEKGKAVVEDISNSKYAVESRTWLQEQMERVVNKLQELKS, from the exons ATGAGACTGCTCCTcccagctgctgtgctgctgctggctctggTCCTCAGTGCAG AGGCGCAGGAGGACACCTTCATGGAGAGGCTCGGCAGACTCCGCGAGCACGTGACCTCCTCGGCCACCACGCTCCTGGAGAAGGGCAAGGCTGTGGTGGAGGACATCAGCAACAGCAAGTATGCGGTTGAGTCAAG GACCTGGTTGCaggaacagatggagagagTGGTGAACAAACTGCAGGAACTGAAGAGCTAA
- the apoa2 gene encoding apolipoprotein A-II isoform X1: MSSELQTTPPQRRLSLLGSARPTVKMHVKYAVALILVLQVSVGLCEVPEPSKELLDKYIGLKALFYRRILKAYSKFQGSAAPLIEHFSQSEHGQAAAALAGGSEVQRGYQAALKIAAAAAAELEPVVDKARLSALGAYEQYLRPHIGESLDDGIASVQAVLDNFMPAE, from the exons ATGAGCTCGGAGCTACAGACAACTCCCCCCCAGAGACGACTGTCGCTTCTTGGATCTGCTCGTCCGACCGTCA AGATGCATGTGAAATACGCCGTGGCGCTGATCCTGGTTCTGCAGG TCTCTGTGGGCCTGTGTGAGGTTCCAGAACCCTCAAAGGAACTTCTTGACAAGTACATTGGCTTGAAAGCCTTGTTCTACAGAAGGATCCTGAAGGCATACAGCAAGTTCCAGGGCAGCGCTGCTCCTTTGATCGAGCACTTCAGCCAGAGCGAGCACGGTCAAGCTGCCGCCGCCCTGGCAGGGGGCTCGGAGGTCCAGCGTGGTTACCAGGCCGCTCTGAAGATTGCTGC tgctgctgctgcggagctAGAACCCGTGGTGGACAAGGCCCGTCTGTCAGCGCTGGGTGCATATGAGCAGTACCTGCGCCCCCACATAGGCGAGAGCCTGGACGACGGCATCGCCAGCGTTCAGGCCGTCCTCGACAACTTCATGCCTGCTGAGTAG
- the apoa2 gene encoding apolipoprotein A-II isoform X2: MHVKYAVALILVLQVSVGLCEVPEPSKELLDKYIGLKALFYRRILKAYSKFQGSAAPLIEHFSQSEHGQAAAALAGGSEVQRGYQAALKIAAAAAAELEPVVDKARLSALGAYEQYLRPHIGESLDDGIASVQAVLDNFMPAE; this comes from the exons ATGCATGTGAAATACGCCGTGGCGCTGATCCTGGTTCTGCAGG TCTCTGTGGGCCTGTGTGAGGTTCCAGAACCCTCAAAGGAACTTCTTGACAAGTACATTGGCTTGAAAGCCTTGTTCTACAGAAGGATCCTGAAGGCATACAGCAAGTTCCAGGGCAGCGCTGCTCCTTTGATCGAGCACTTCAGCCAGAGCGAGCACGGTCAAGCTGCCGCCGCCCTGGCAGGGGGCTCGGAGGTCCAGCGTGGTTACCAGGCCGCTCTGAAGATTGCTGC tgctgctgctgcggagctAGAACCCGTGGTGGACAAGGCCCGTCTGTCAGCGCTGGGTGCATATGAGCAGTACCTGCGCCCCCACATAGGCGAGAGCCTGGACGACGGCATCGCCAGCGTTCAGGCCGTCCTCGACAACTTCATGCCTGCTGAGTAG